The genomic window TCTTCGCCCTCGTAGATGCAGTCGACGGGGCACTCGTCCACACAGGCCCGGTCCGTAACGCCTATGCAGGGTTCACAGATGATGTACGCCATTTAATTCCGACTCCTTCAGACGATCTCAAAGTTTGGGGGGTTCCCGCCGGTGAGCCATTGTATCTATCAAGGGTGGCATGCGCTCGCACGAGGGCTTTACCCCGCAATCGCCCCGGCATGCGCCTTCCCGGCAGGGCCCGGCGCTAAGATCTACCGAAACAACGGCCGGCCCGGGTAAACCACACTCTGCGCCTGCGTGCCGTGGGGTCCTGAAGCGACTCCAAGACCTAGGAAGGTAGCGGACGATGCTGGGTTGGGAAGTCATTCCGCGTATTCCGCTCGGGAACCTGAGCGTCTCCCCTCACGGGGTCGGTATCGCCGTCGGCTACTTCCTCGGAGCCACCCTGATGGCTCGCCGGGCCCGGAAGAGCGGCTTCGACGAAGACCACGCGTGGAACGCCGCCGTCGTCGGCATTCTCGGGGCCATCGTCGGCGCCCGGCTCGCCTACGTGATCGGCCACAGCAACCAGTTCAACGAACCCATCGAGTACCTCCAGATCTACAAGGGCGGCATCTCCCTCATGGGGGGCCTCATCGGAGGTTTCCTGGCCGCCTGGTTGTACTGCCGGGCCAAAAAGCTGGACTTCGGCCGCCTGGCCGACATGGGGGCAGCCGGCCTTGCCATCGGCACGGCGGTCGGCCGGATAGGGGACCTGGTGATCGGGGACCACCTGGGGCGGACCACCGAGGGCTTCTGGGGCTGGGAGTACCAGGGCGGCGAGCTCATCTCGGCTCCCCCGTGCGATCCGTCGGTCTACCCGAGCGCCAACGGCTGCATCGAGCCCGGCATGGTGGTTCACCAGACCGCTCTCTACGACTCGTTGTGGGCGCTGGTCATCTTTCTGGTCATCCTCCGACTGGAGCGAAAGCCCCGGCCGAAGGGCTTTCTCGTTTTCACCTGGGCCGCCATGTACTCGGTAGGCCGGATCCTCACCGACCTGACCCGGGTCGACAAGACGTGGTTCGGCACCGGTCTGACCGGCAGCCAGCTGACCGCGATCGCCGTGCTGCTTGTGTCACTGATCGGCCTGGCCCGGCTCCGCCGTTCGCCGAAGGTGCCCGCCGTGACGCCGGACGACGAGGGCGAGGCTGTGGTCGACGCACCCGCCGCAGAGACGGCGGCGGTTGAGACCGTGCCCGCCGGCACCGAGCCGGCTCTCGAACCTGTCGAGGCACCTGCCGTTCCGGTTGAGCAGGCGCCTGAGCCCGCGGTGGAACCGGTCGAGCTCGTCGACGATGCAGAGCCCGTCGAGACCGTAGTTGTCGTAGAAACGGTCGAGGAGCCCCCGGCGGCCCCGGACGGCGAGCCCCTGGTGCCCGTCGAGCCGGTCAGCCCGGTCGCTCCGGAAGCGGTGGAGCCCGGGCAGTCTCCCCAACCTGAGACGGTGGCCGTCGAGCCCGAGGCCGGCGCAGAGCCGGTTGAGGTCCTGTTCGCAGAGGAGGTTGCAGCCCCCGAGACGTTGGTTCCCGAGGAGCCGCCGGCCGAGCCGCAGGCCGGCGCAGAGCCGGTTGAGGTCCTGTTCGCAGAGGAGGAGCCGCCGGCCGACCCCGTCGAGCCACCGGCCGAGCCTGTGGAGTCCCTGCGAGAAACCGTTGCCGCGGTGGACGCGGCCGAAGCGGTTGTAGTCGAGGCATCCGCTCCCGTCGAAGCAGCCGAACCAGCGGGTTCCGAGACGCTGCTGGCCGAGGAGCCGGTCGGGGCCGAAGCCATCGACGTCATGCCCCTTCCCGAAACCTCCGAGCCCGAGTTCGACTCGCCGCTTGCCGCCGATGCCGAGCCGTCCGGCATCGTGGCGGCGGTGCCGCCGCCCGGTCCGGAGGAGACCGAGGTGGAGGCTAGCCCCGCTGAGCCGGGGCCGTCATCGGAAGAAGAGGCGCCTCCGGCCGAGCCGGCCGAGGGTCGTCAGGAGCCGTAGAGGGCGTCCAGGCGGGAGGAAGCCGCCTCGTACTGCTTGCCGGCGTGGTACGAGCTGCGGACCAGCGGCCCAGACTCAACCCATGCAAAGCCCATCCCGGCGCCTGCTGCCGAGTACTCGGCGAAGGTCTCCGGCGTCACCCACCGGTCGACCGGCAGGTGGTGGTCCACCGAGGGAGCCAGGTACTGCCCGATGGTCACCAGGTCCACGTTGGCTTCACGGAGGTCCCTGAGGCACTGGTAGACCTCCTCGTCGGTCTCCCCCATCCCGACGATGATGTTCGACTTGGTCGGCATCACCGGGTTCAGCTCCTTGGCCATCCGCAGAACCTCCAGGGTGCGCTCGTACCGGAAGCCCGGCCGGATCTTGCGGTGCAGGCGCTCCGAGGTCTCGAGGTTGTGCGCGAAGACATCGGGTGAGGCCTCTACGATCGTCGCGACCGCCTCCCGCTTGCCCTTCAGGTCCCCGGTCAGCACCTCGACCTTGCAGGCCGGGATCCGGCGGTGGATCGCCCGGATGGTGGCAGCCCAGATCTTGGCGACCTCCAGCGGCGAGGCGTCGTCTCGCTCCACGCCGGTGACCACGGCGAAGTTCAGCCCCAGGTGCTCGACCGCCTCCGCCACCCGGTCCGGCTCGCCGAAGTCCAGGGGGCCGGGCTTCCCGGTCTCGATGTCGCAGAAGCCGCAGCGCCGGGTGCACTGTCCCCCGAGGATGAGGAACGTGGCCTCCTTGGCCTCCCAGCACTCGTAGATGTTCGGGCAGGAAGCCTGCTCGCAGACGGTGTGAAGCTCCAGGTCCTTTACCAGGTGCTTCAGCTGGCCGTAGTTGCGACCGGTTCTAAGTTTGGTCTTCAGCCACGGCGGACGGGCGACCCGCAGCGGCGCCTCGCTCAGCGTTTCCCGCGTCGGGATGGAATCTCCCAGGAAGACGCTGCTCAACGAAGCGGGGGGAGGTCGGGCCGGGTCTCGGAGGCGATCTCGTAGCAGGCCTTAACCACGTCGTGGACGTTGGGCTTGGAGAAGTACCCGCCGTCGATTCCGTAGGGAGAACGGTTCTCCCGGGCCGTTAGGGTCCGGGGAGGGGCGTCGAGGTGCTGCCAGCCTTTCTGGACCTCCAGGACCTGCTGCATCATGAACGCCGATGCGCCGCCGGGGACGTCCTCGTCCAGGAACAGGACCGCGTTGGTCCGGCTGAGCGAATCCGCTATGGAGTGGTTGACGTCGAACGGGTTCAGCGTCTGGACGTCGACGATCTCAACATCCACATCCAGGCGTTCGAGAACCTCTGCTGCTTCCATGGCCACGTTGCAACACTCCGCATAGGTAACAAGGGTCAGGTCCGAGCCGGGCCGAAGGATCTCCGGTACCCCCAGGGGAACGGTGAAGGTCCCGATGTTGTCGGGCACCAACTCTTTGCGCCGGTAGCCCCTCAGGACCTCGATCACGATACCCGGATTATCGGATTGCATCAGCGTGTTGTA from Actinomycetota bacterium includes these protein-coding regions:
- the lipA gene encoding lipoyl synthase, encoding MSSVFLGDSIPTRETLSEAPLRVARPPWLKTKLRTGRNYGQLKHLVKDLELHTVCEQASCPNIYECWEAKEATFLILGGQCTRRCGFCDIETGKPGPLDFGEPDRVAEAVEHLGLNFAVVTGVERDDASPLEVAKIWAATIRAIHRRIPACKVEVLTGDLKGKREAVATIVEASPDVFAHNLETSERLHRKIRPGFRYERTLEVLRMAKELNPVMPTKSNIIVGMGETDEEVYQCLRDLREANVDLVTIGQYLAPSVDHHLPVDRWVTPETFAEYSAAGAGMGFAWVESGPLVRSSYHAGKQYEAASSRLDALYGS
- a CDS encoding prolipoprotein diacylglyceryl transferase family protein; its protein translation is MLGWEVIPRIPLGNLSVSPHGVGIAVGYFLGATLMARRARKSGFDEDHAWNAAVVGILGAIVGARLAYVIGHSNQFNEPIEYLQIYKGGISLMGGLIGGFLAAWLYCRAKKLDFGRLADMGAAGLAIGTAVGRIGDLVIGDHLGRTTEGFWGWEYQGGELISAPPCDPSVYPSANGCIEPGMVVHQTALYDSLWALVIFLVILRLERKPRPKGFLVFTWAAMYSVGRILTDLTRVDKTWFGTGLTGSQLTAIAVLLVSLIGLARLRRSPKVPAVTPDDEGEAVVDAPAAETAAVETVPAGTEPALEPVEAPAVPVEQAPEPAVEPVELVDDAEPVETVVVVETVEEPPAAPDGEPLVPVEPVSPVAPEAVEPGQSPQPETVAVEPEAGAEPVEVLFAEEVAAPETLVPEEPPAEPQAGAEPVEVLFAEEEPPADPVEPPAEPVESLRETVAAVDAAEAVVVEASAPVEAAEPAGSETLLAEEPVGAEAIDVMPLPETSEPEFDSPLAADAEPSGIVAAVPPPGPEETEVEASPAEPGPSSEEEAPPAEPAEGRQEP